The nucleotide sequence AGCCCGGTCTCGCCGTCGGCGACCACCTCGGGGATGCCGCCGGTGGCGGTGGCCACCACGGCCGTCTCGCACGCCATCGCCTCCAGGTTGACGATGCCCATGGGCTCGTAGACGGACGGGCAGACGAAGATGGTGGCGTGGGTGAGCACCTGGATCACCTCGTGCTTGGGCAGCATCTCGGCGATCCAGATCACGCCCGAGCGGCCGGCCCGCAGCTCGGCGACCAGGCCCTCCACCTCGGCCGCGATCTCCGGGGTGTCGGGGGCGCCGGCCAGCAGCACGAGCTGGGTGTCGGCCGGCAGCTCCCGGGCCGCCCGCAGCAGGTACGGCAGGCCCTTCTGCCGGGTGATCCGGCCCACGTAGACCACGCTGGGGCGGGCCGGGTCGATGCCGAGCCGGTCCACCACGTCGGTGCCGGGATCCGGGGCGTACTGCGCGGTGTCGATGCCGTTGTAGACGACCCGCACCCGGTCCGGGTTGACCTCCGGGTACGCGGTCAGCACGTCGCGCCGCATCCCCTCGCTCACGGCGATGACCGTGTCGGCGGCCTCGAAGGCGACCCGCTCGCACCACGACGAGAGCGCGTAGCCGCCGCCGAGCTGCTCGGCCTTCCACGGGCGCAGCGGCTCCAGGCTGTGCGCGGTCACCACGTGCGGCACCCCGTGCAGCAGCTTCGCGGTGTGTCCGGCCAGGTTGGCGTACCAGGTGTGGCTGTGCACGACGTCGGTGCCGGCCGTGCCGGCGGCCATCTCCAGGTCGACGCCCATGGTGCGCAGCGCGGGGTTCGCGCCGGCCAGCGCCGCGGGCTCGGCGTACGCCGTGACGCCCGGCTCGTCGCGGGGCCCGCCGAAGCAGTGCACGCGCACGTCGGCGAGGCGCCGCAGCTCGCGCGCCAGGTACTCGACGTGCACCCCGGCGCCGCCGTAGACCTCCGGCGGGTACTCCCGGGTCAGCAGGTCGACGCGCAGCCGTGCGGAATCGCTCATGCCCGGCACCCTAGCGCGGTTTCGCGCCCCGCACCGGGTGCGGAAACGTGCCCGTACGAGTGGTGAAGTCGGTGCGGTATGGATAGCGTCTGAGCATGGCTGCCAAGGTGCTCGCGATCGTCCTGGCCGGCGGGGAGGGCAAGCGCCTGATGCCCCTCACCACCGACCGGGCGAAGCCGGCCGTCCCCTTCGGCGGGATGTACCGCATGGTCGACTTCGTCCTCTCCAACCTGGCGAACGCCGGCTATCTCAAGATCGTCGTGCTGACCCAGTACAAGTCCCACTCGCTGGACCGCCACATCACCCAGACCTGGCGGATGTCGACGATGCTCGGCAACTACGTCACCCCGGTGCCGGCGCAGCAGCGCCGCGGCCCGTGGTGGTTCGCCGGCTCGGCCGACGCGATCTACCAGAGCTTCAACCTCATCAACGACGAGCAGCCCGACCACGTGATCGTCTTCGGCGCCGACCACATCTACCGGATGGACCCGCGGCAGATGGTGGAGGACCACATCGCCTCCGGCGCCGCCGTGACCGTGGCCGGCATCCGGCAGCCGCTGTCGATGGCCGACCAGTTCGGCGTCATCGAGGTCGGCGAGGACGGCAGGCGGATCCGGGCGTTCCGCGAGAAGCCCACCGACGCCGTGGGGCTGCCCGACGCGCCCGACCAGATCTACGCCTCGATGGGCAACTACGTCTTCAGCACGAAGGCGCTGTGCGAGGCCGTCGAGCGCGACGCCGAGGACAAGACCAGCAAGCACGACATGGGCGGCAGCATCATCCCGATGCTGGTCGAGCGCGGCGAGGCGAACGTCTACGACTTCAAGGACAACGAGGTGCCCGGCAGCACCGACCGGGACCGCGGCTACTGGCGCGACGTGGGGACGCTCGACTCCTTCTACGACGCCCACATGGACCTCATCAACGTGCACCCGGTGTTCAACCTCTACAACTTCGACTGGCCGATCTACAGCATGCAGCCGCCGTACCCGCCGGCGAAGTTCGTCCACCAGTGGGGCGAGCGGGTCGGCCGGGCGGTCGGCTCGATGGTCTCGCCAGGCGCGGTGATCTCCGGCTCGCTGGTGGAGAACTCGATCGTCTCGCCGAAGGTGAAGGTGCACTCCTGGGCGCACGTCGACGGCGCGGTGCTCATGGAGGGCGTCGAGATTGGCCGGCACGCCGTGGTCCGGCGGGCCATCCTGGACAAGAACGTCTACGTTCCGGAGGGCGCCGAGATCGGCGTCGACCTGGAGAAGGACCGCCAGCGCTACACCGTCTCCGACAACGGCATCGTCGTCATCGGCAAGGGCCAGCGCGTCGAGGCCTGATCCACCCGCACCAGCTCAGGAGGTTCCCACCGTGGCCCACCCCCGTGCCGGCCAGCCCGCCGAGCCCGCCGACCTCGTCGACGTGCCCCGGCTGGTCACCGCCTACTACGCCGGGCACCCGGACCCGGGCGACCCGGCGCAGCAGGTCTCCTTCGGCACGTCCGGGCACCGCGGGTCGAGCCTGCGCAACGCCTTCAACGAGGACCACATCCTCGCCGTCACCCAGGCGCTCTGCGACTACCGCCGGGAGCAGGGCCTCGACGGGCCGCTCTTCCTGGCCCGGGACACCCACGCGCTCTCCGCGCCGGCCGAGGCCAGCGCGCTGGAGGTGCTCGC is from Micromonospora terminaliae and encodes:
- the glgA gene encoding glycogen synthase, giving the protein MSDSARLRVDLLTREYPPEVYGGAGVHVEYLARELRRLADVRVHCFGGPRDEPGVTAYAEPAALAGANPALRTMGVDLEMAAGTAGTDVVHSHTWYANLAGHTAKLLHGVPHVVTAHSLEPLRPWKAEQLGGGYALSSWCERVAFEAADTVIAVSEGMRRDVLTAYPEVNPDRVRVVYNGIDTAQYAPDPGTDVVDRLGIDPARPSVVYVGRITRQKGLPYLLRAARELPADTQLVLLAGAPDTPEIAAEVEGLVAELRAGRSGVIWIAEMLPKHEVIQVLTHATIFVCPSVYEPMGIVNLEAMACETAVVATATGGIPEVVADGETGLLVPIEQAGDGSGRPLDPERFVADLAATINDLLADPKRAEEFGLAGRRRAVEHFSWDTIAQRTLEVYRSVGAAG
- the glgC gene encoding glucose-1-phosphate adenylyltransferase, yielding MAAKVLAIVLAGGEGKRLMPLTTDRAKPAVPFGGMYRMVDFVLSNLANAGYLKIVVLTQYKSHSLDRHITQTWRMSTMLGNYVTPVPAQQRRGPWWFAGSADAIYQSFNLINDEQPDHVIVFGADHIYRMDPRQMVEDHIASGAAVTVAGIRQPLSMADQFGVIEVGEDGRRIRAFREKPTDAVGLPDAPDQIYASMGNYVFSTKALCEAVERDAEDKTSKHDMGGSIIPMLVERGEANVYDFKDNEVPGSTDRDRGYWRDVGTLDSFYDAHMDLINVHPVFNLYNFDWPIYSMQPPYPPAKFVHQWGERVGRAVGSMVSPGAVISGSLVENSIVSPKVKVHSWAHVDGAVLMEGVEIGRHAVVRRAILDKNVYVPEGAEIGVDLEKDRQRYTVSDNGIVVIGKGQRVEA